One genomic segment of Nitrososphaerota archaeon includes these proteins:
- a CDS encoding HAD hydrolase-like protein, translated as MKNWKLFAFDFDGTLVDSYSCLNNVWKKVGKNLGLKNKDLNNFIKIALKEEDKGDLLKKYDRSIYIKNALNKLGYSEKEFNLKEAVIIYWKERTYGTKILPCSIKLLKFLKNKKCIITSVSETDGLPSLKIKRIKASSLANFFNDIIIVGEDAESITMALKKLANKYNLKRNECVLINDKPRPINEASKTGFSTIKIDFEGILKEAWRSPCNPDLRIKNLCTLFKILKNALK; from the coding sequence ATGAAAAATTGGAAATTATTTGCATTTGATTTTGATGGCACACTTGTTGATAGCTATTCTTGTTTAAATAATGTATGGAAAAAAGTAGGTAAAAATTTAGGTTTAAAAAATAAAGATCTTAATAATTTTATAAAAATAGCATTGAAAGAAGAAGATAAAGGTGATCTTCTTAAAAAATACGATAGAAGCATTTATATTAAAAATGCTTTAAATAAATTAGGTTACTCTGAAAAAGAATTTAATTTAAAAGAAGCGGTCATAATTTATTGGAAAGAAAGAACTTATGGCACTAAAATTTTACCTTGCTCTATTAAATTGCTTAAGTTTCTTAAAAATAAAAAATGCATAATCACAAGCGTATCAGAAACTGATGGATTACCATCATTAAAAATTAAACGCATTAAAGCTAGTAGTTTAGCAAATTTTTTCAACGATATCATTATAGTAGGTGAAGATGCAGAAAGTATAACAATGGCGTTAAAGAAATTAGCAAATAAATACAATTTAAAAAGAAATGAATGTGTTTTAATTAATGATAAACCAAGACCTATCAATGAAGCTTCAAAAACTGGTTTTTCTACAATAAAAATAGATTTTGAAGGTATATTAAAGGAAGCTTGGAGATCCCCATGCAACCCAGATTTAAGAATAAAGAATTTATGTACATTATTTAAAATTTTAAAAAATGCTTTAAAATAA
- a CDS encoding methyltransferase domain-containing protein translates to MLEVVEHLKNPEKVLKEIYRILRKGGQAIISTPNVTFFMENHLVVMEPYYWEEMA, encoded by the coding sequence ATGCTTGAAGTTGTAGAGCATTTAAAAAATCCAGAAAAGGTTCTTAAGGAAATATATAGAATTTTAAGAAAAGGAGGCCAAGCTATTATTTCAACTCCTAATGTGACTTTTTTCATGGAAAATCATTTGGTGGTTATGGAGCCATACTATTGGGAGGAAATGGCTTGA